A region from the Beduinella massiliensis genome encodes:
- a CDS encoding DUF4956 domain-containing protein codes for MPDIFQSVVGSSLTPGAFLLCIAVSLLLGGVIAAAYMKCSHYTQSFVVTLILLPAIVQTVIMLVNGNVGTGVAVAGTFSLVRFRSVPGNARDIGAIFLAMAVGLATGVGYLAMAALLGVLLSAVMVLLCRLNVGARGTGEKHLTVTIPENLDYTTLFDDLMQRYTSSSELVNVKTTNMGSLYKLEYEIVLRDAKKEKEMIDEIRCRNGNLEISCGRQRMHDQL; via the coding sequence TTGCCTGATATCTTTCAAAGCGTCGTCGGATCTTCTCTGACGCCGGGCGCGTTTCTGCTGTGCATCGCTGTCTCTCTCCTGCTGGGCGGTGTGATCGCCGCAGCCTACATGAAGTGTTCGCACTATACACAGAGCTTCGTCGTGACGCTCATCCTGCTTCCAGCGATCGTGCAGACCGTCATCATGCTGGTCAACGGAAACGTCGGCACCGGCGTAGCGGTAGCGGGCACGTTCAGCCTCGTGAGGTTCCGCTCTGTGCCGGGCAACGCGCGCGACATCGGCGCGATATTTTTAGCGATGGCCGTAGGACTTGCGACCGGCGTTGGGTATCTGGCGATGGCGGCGCTTCTGGGCGTGCTGCTATCCGCTGTAATGGTCCTGCTGTGCAGGCTAAACGTGGGCGCGCGGGGGACGGGAGAAAAGCATCTTACCGTTACAATTCCCGAGAATCTGGACTACACGACGCTCTTTGACGATCTCATGCAGCGTTACACCTCCTCAAGCGAGCTGGTAAACGTCAAAACGACGAACATGGGCAGTCTCTACAAGCTGGAGTACGAGATCGTGCTGCGCGACGCAAAGAAGGAAAAAGAGATGATCGACGAGATACGCTGCCGCAACGGCAACCTGGAAATCAGCTGTGGACGACAGAGGATGCACGACCAGTTATAA
- a CDS encoding carbohydrate-binding domain-containing protein, translating into MKAIVAAYVVLCLLINTPSALGEQAAGPVDVNAIEWKAKDEYTEYGAEAIHIALADGATEAGEGYGVEGDVVTITREGTYVLTGSLSDGQIVVCADKDEDVRLVLENVAVTSTSAAPLYVIQADKVIVSLPEGTQSTLTDKQTAQDEEGREITATIFARSDLTINGSGSLVIRAGARDGIATKDTLKLTGGTLDIEASDDGIVAKDRALIRGGDISIVSAGDGVKVTGTEADQGYFYMEGGALHITAAGDGIQAASSVLIAGGEIEMTTGGGSASAEQKVEAFGGRGWGVGAQQQTQEESISTKGIKAEVYVDMTGGTVAIDSCDDSIHSNDTVRISGGVIQASSGDDGVHADAVLEISGGKVTIAESYEGLEAASVEITGGEIEVRASDDGINAAGGSDGSQQSGPFGRDSFASQEGVSLVISGGLLYVDASGDGLDSNGDLTITGGQVYVSGPTGSGDGTFDSNGTFSIDGGLVLGIGSTGMMETPAQTSKQNTLVVTGTDYAAGSVVEVRDAEGSALASWIAPKQFASVIFSSPEIERNATYEVYVDGELMEEIDATEVTSGAGSDLGNGRGGRGGGRGDWEENRSPRSGL; encoded by the coding sequence ATGAAAGCGATTGTCGCCGCTTATGTGGTGCTTTGTCTGCTTATCAACACTCCCTCCGCGCTCGGCGAGCAGGCGGCGGGGCCGGTGGATGTAAACGCGATCGAATGGAAAGCAAAGGATGAATACACGGAATACGGGGCGGAAGCCATACATATCGCGCTTGCCGACGGCGCGACGGAAGCGGGTGAAGGGTACGGCGTGGAGGGAGATGTCGTTACGATCACGCGGGAGGGCACGTATGTGCTGACCGGTTCTCTTTCAGATGGACAGATCGTCGTCTGCGCGGATAAGGACGAGGACGTGCGCCTCGTGCTGGAAAATGTGGCGGTCACGAGCACAAGCGCCGCGCCGCTCTATGTCATACAGGCGGACAAGGTGATCGTGAGCCTGCCGGAGGGCACGCAAAGCACGCTTACGGACAAACAGACGGCCCAGGACGAAGAAGGTCGGGAGATAACCGCGACGATCTTCGCTCGCTCCGATCTCACGATCAACGGCAGCGGAAGCCTCGTCATCCGGGCCGGGGCACGCGACGGCATCGCGACGAAGGATACGCTGAAGCTGACGGGGGGTACGCTTGACATCGAGGCGTCGGATGACGGCATCGTAGCCAAGGATCGGGCGCTCATTCGCGGGGGCGATATATCGATCGTGAGCGCGGGTGATGGCGTCAAGGTGACCGGAACCGAGGCAGACCAGGGCTACTTTTATATGGAAGGCGGCGCGCTTCACATCACAGCGGCAGGAGACGGCATTCAGGCGGCGTCGAGCGTGCTGATCGCGGGCGGCGAGATCGAGATGACGACCGGCGGCGGCAGCGCAAGCGCCGAACAGAAGGTGGAAGCGTTCGGCGGACGCGGCTGGGGCGTCGGCGCGCAGCAGCAGACGCAGGAGGAATCGATCTCCACCAAAGGCATCAAAGCGGAGGTATACGTCGACATGACCGGCGGAACGGTCGCGATTGACAGCTGCGACGACAGCATCCACAGCAACGACACGGTGCGCATCAGCGGTGGTGTGATTCAGGCCAGCTCGGGCGACGATGGCGTACATGCGGACGCCGTGCTTGAAATCAGCGGCGGAAAGGTTACGATTGCGGAGAGCTATGAAGGGCTGGAAGCGGCAAGCGTGGAGATTACCGGCGGCGAAATCGAAGTGCGTGCGTCGGACGACGGCATCAATGCGGCGGGAGGCAGCGACGGATCGCAGCAGAGCGGCCCCTTTGGGCGCGACAGCTTTGCATCGCAGGAGGGCGTCAGCCTCGTCATCAGCGGCGGCCTGCTGTACGTAGACGCTTCCGGAGACGGACTGGATTCCAACGGGGACCTCACGATCACCGGCGGGCAGGTTTACGTCAGCGGACCGACGGGTTCCGGCGACGGGACATTCGATTCAAACGGCACGTTTAGCATCGACGGCGGCCTCGTGCTGGGCATTGGGAGCACGGGCATGATGGAGACGCCCGCGCAGACGTCGAAGCAGAACACCCTCGTCGTCACAGGAACGGACTATGCGGCAGGCAGCGTAGTCGAGGTGCGGGACGCAGAGGGAAGCGCGCTTGCCTCCTGGATCGCGCCGAAGCAATTTGCCTCCGTAATTTTCAGCAGCCCGGAAATTGAACGGAACGCGACGTACGAGGTGTACGTCGATGGAGAATTGATGGAAGAGATTGATGCGACGGAGGTCACCAGCGGCGCAGGAAGCGATTTGGGTAACGGCCGGGGCGGCAGAGGGGGAGGGCGCGGCGATTGGGAAGAAAACCGCAGCCCGCGGAGCGGCCTGTAG
- a CDS encoding aromatic acid exporter family protein, with protein sequence METGRIERAYVIQGIKVALGATAAIVLANLLRLSYSSTAGIITVLGILGTKKETLVIAGFKLISFLAALLIAFVCYGVLGYTIAGFSLYLFVFSVVCYTFGWNYSIAMISVLVSHFLAEHSMALPVILNEALLFGIGTVCSILVNLHLRPDDRRMSLLLERIDGKMKRLVLLTGRALDDQERSDTVARGLDELEEDIQRAGAAAMHDANNRLFKRSYYEIRYLQMRSHQRRILAQIYAAMEKIRYVPPQHGEVRAFFERVAQEYSMDNDVGELLRELDELLARMREQQLPVSREEFEGRALLYYILRRMEDFLRLKREFYDQNHRVRR encoded by the coding sequence ATGGAGACAGGGAGAATCGAGCGGGCTTATGTCATACAGGGGATCAAGGTGGCGCTGGGGGCTACGGCGGCCATCGTGCTCGCCAACCTCCTGCGCCTGTCGTACAGCTCGACGGCGGGCATCATCACGGTGCTGGGCATTCTCGGCACCAAGAAGGAGACCCTCGTCATCGCGGGCTTCAAGCTCATTTCATTTCTGGCGGCGCTTCTGATCGCCTTTGTATGCTATGGCGTGCTGGGATACACGATCGCGGGATTTTCTCTGTATCTGTTCGTCTTCTCCGTCGTGTGCTATACGTTTGGCTGGAACTATTCCATCGCCATGATCTCCGTGCTGGTTTCGCACTTCCTGGCGGAGCATTCGATGGCCCTGCCAGTAATCCTGAACGAGGCGCTGCTCTTTGGCATTGGAACCGTGTGCAGCATACTCGTGAATCTGCACCTGCGACCGGATGACCGCAGGATGTCGCTGCTGCTTGAACGCATCGATGGGAAGATGAAGCGGCTTGTGCTGCTGACAGGACGCGCGCTGGACGATCAGGAACGGTCGGATACCGTCGCGCGGGGGCTTGATGAGCTGGAAGAGGACATTCAGCGTGCGGGCGCCGCCGCGATGCATGACGCCAACAACCGGCTCTTCAAGCGGTCATACTACGAAATTCGCTATTTGCAGATGCGTTCGCACCAGCGGCGGATTCTTGCCCAGATTTACGCGGCGATGGAGAAAATCCGTTACGTGCCACCGCAGCACGGGGAGGTGCGCGCTTTCTTTGAAAGGGTGGCGCAGGAATATAGCATGGATAACGACGTGGGGGAGTTGCTGCGGGAGCTGGACGAATTGCTGGCGCGGATGCGGGAGCAGCAGCTTCCGGTATCCCGTGAAGAGTTTGAGGGCCGGGCGCTACTGTACTACATCCTTCGCAGGATGGAGGATTTCCTGCGGCTCAAGCGGGAGTTTTATGACCAGAACCACCGTGTGAGGCGATGA
- a CDS encoding molybdopterin-binding protein: MKCIETTQAAGHVLCHDITVIVKDVKKGVAFKKGHVVTEADIPELLKLGKDHLYVWEKDDTMLHENEAAEILYTICKGENMHGTEPKEGKIELVADCDGLLTIDSERLYAVNDIEELMIATRHGNTPVKKGDKLAGTRVIPLVIQKEKMESARKAAGDEPLMNVLPYKRMRCGIVTTGNEVFYGRIKDTFTPVIEQKVAEYGIEVMGHETCPDDQEKITAAINRLLQQGAELILTTGGMSVDPDDRTPSAIRATGATVVTYGAPVLPGAMMLLAYTKDGVPILGLPGCVMYAKRTVFDLVLPRIAAGQKLERRDIVAFGEGGLCLSCPTCTYPNCGFGK, encoded by the coding sequence ATGAAATGTATTGAAACGACACAGGCAGCCGGACACGTCCTCTGCCACGACATAACGGTCATCGTCAAGGACGTCAAAAAGGGCGTCGCCTTTAAAAAGGGCCACGTCGTGACGGAAGCGGACATTCCCGAGCTTCTGAAGCTGGGCAAGGATCACCTGTACGTCTGGGAGAAGGACGACACCATGCTGCACGAAAACGAAGCGGCGGAAATTCTCTACACGATCTGCAAGGGCGAGAACATGCACGGAACCGAGCCGAAGGAGGGCAAGATCGAGCTGGTCGCGGACTGCGACGGGCTGCTGACCATCGACTCTGAGCGCCTGTACGCGGTCAACGACATCGAAGAGCTGATGATCGCTACCCGCCACGGCAATACGCCGGTGAAAAAGGGCGACAAGCTGGCAGGTACGCGCGTGATCCCCCTGGTCATCCAAAAGGAAAAGATGGAATCCGCGCGCAAGGCTGCGGGGGACGAGCCCCTTATGAACGTGCTTCCCTATAAGCGGATGCGCTGCGGCATCGTGACCACGGGCAACGAGGTCTTCTACGGCCGCATCAAGGATACGTTTACGCCCGTCATCGAGCAGAAGGTGGCGGAATACGGCATAGAGGTTATGGGACACGAAACCTGCCCCGACGACCAGGAGAAGATCACCGCCGCGATCAACCGCCTGCTTCAGCAGGGGGCGGAATTGATCCTCACCACCGGCGGCATGAGCGTAGACCCCGACGACCGCACGCCCAGCGCGATTCGCGCCACCGGCGCCACGGTCGTCACCTACGGCGCGCCGGTGCTGCCCGGGGCGATGATGCTGCTGGCCTACACGAAGGACGGCGTGCCGATTCTGGGGCTTCCGGGCTGCGTGATGTACGCGAAGCGCACGGTGTTCGACCTGGTGCTGCCGCGCATCGCCGCAGGGCAGAAGCTGGAGCGTCGGGACATCGTGGCGTTCGGCGAGGGCGGCCTTTGCCTCTCCTGCCCGACCTGCACCTATCCCAACTGCGGATTTGGAAAGTGA